A single genomic interval of Nitrosomonadales bacterium harbors:
- the brxL gene encoding BREX system Lon protease-like protein BrxL, producing MIELDQIDRKAASVLEGYLVRKDLVRTFSRQFPVPTYVVEFMLGRYCASTVQEEIDEGLEIVQRQLKSRTIKAGEEELFKARALETGEVKIIDLITARVDNKGEYVASLPSLRLNDVRISSDLVNQHERMLTGGFYAELGVTFDVAIAQESKGRPFGITSLREIQLSKRDVLDTLAKARREFTTEEWKEFLLRSIGIEASALSARQKNALLLRMVPFVERNYNLVELGPRGTGKSHLFQQVSPYAHLISGGKATVAKMFVENTAKGRRGLVCQYDVVCFDEVSGISFDQKDGVNIMKGYMESGEFSRGKESIRADGSIVLVGNFDVDVENQQRIGHLFGPLPPEMRNDTAFMDRIHAFLPGWDVPKINKDLVTDHFGLVSDFLSECWTQLRNQSRVSELQNRVFFGGALSGRDTNAVNKTVSGLLKLLHPSAEDTVAEEDLEWAVRIAMEVRRRVKEQQKRVGAAEFRNTHFSYTMGTDGVEKFVSTPELQSDNSIGGDPLEPGQVWSISPGGVDENSGLYRVDVNEGPGSGVKVLNKPIPQAFRESMGFAEQNLYARSVQLVGDKDPRQHEFTVQLRAFDAAKSGAKLGVASLVALCTSLLKRSVRGGLIIVGEINLGGSIEPVHNAVTIAEIAVEKGSTALLMPVACRRQLVDLSDDMATKIDIQFYSDAKDALLKAMAE from the coding sequence ATGATTGAATTGGATCAGATTGATCGCAAGGCCGCTTCCGTACTGGAAGGGTATCTGGTCCGGAAAGACCTAGTCCGCACGTTTAGTCGGCAGTTTCCGGTCCCCACCTATGTTGTCGAGTTCATGCTCGGCCGTTATTGCGCCAGCACGGTACAAGAGGAAATCGACGAGGGTCTGGAGATTGTCCAGCGCCAGTTGAAGTCCCGGACAATCAAGGCGGGCGAGGAAGAGTTGTTCAAGGCCAGAGCGCTTGAAACGGGAGAAGTGAAAATCATCGACCTGATTACCGCTCGGGTCGATAACAAAGGCGAGTATGTGGCGAGTTTGCCGAGCTTGCGCCTGAACGATGTTCGCATCAGCAGCGACTTGGTGAATCAACACGAACGCATGCTGACTGGCGGCTTTTACGCCGAGCTAGGGGTGACCTTCGATGTGGCCATTGCCCAGGAGAGCAAGGGGCGTCCGTTTGGTATTACCTCCCTCCGCGAGATTCAGCTCTCGAAACGCGATGTCCTGGATACCCTGGCGAAGGCGCGTCGCGAATTCACCACCGAGGAGTGGAAAGAGTTTCTGCTACGCTCAATCGGCATTGAGGCGAGCGCTTTGAGTGCACGGCAGAAAAATGCACTGCTCCTGCGCATGGTCCCTTTTGTCGAGCGCAATTACAACCTTGTGGAGCTTGGCCCTCGCGGCACCGGCAAGAGCCATTTGTTCCAGCAGGTTTCGCCCTATGCCCATCTGATTTCTGGCGGCAAGGCCACGGTGGCAAAGATGTTCGTGGAGAACACTGCCAAGGGCCGCCGGGGCTTGGTCTGCCAATACGACGTGGTCTGCTTTGACGAGGTTTCCGGCATTTCCTTCGACCAGAAGGATGGTGTAAACATCATGAAGGGCTATATGGAGTCCGGCGAATTCAGCCGTGGCAAGGAAAGCATCCGCGCGGATGGCAGCATCGTCTTGGTAGGTAACTTTGATGTCGATGTTGAAAACCAGCAGCGCATCGGCCATTTGTTTGGCCCCTTGCCACCGGAAATGCGCAATGACACCGCGTTTATGGATCGCATCCACGCGTTCTTGCCTGGTTGGGATGTACCGAAGATCAACAAGGATCTGGTGACCGACCATTTCGGGCTGGTGAGCGATTTCCTCTCGGAATGCTGGACCCAACTACGGAATCAGAGCCGGGTCAGCGAATTGCAGAATCGCGTTTTCTTCGGTGGCGCACTTTCGGGCCGTGACACCAATGCCGTGAATAAGACGGTCAGCGGTCTGTTGAAACTGCTTCACCCAAGCGCCGAAGATACGGTGGCCGAGGAAGACCTCGAATGGGCAGTTCGCATTGCGATGGAAGTGCGACGCCGCGTGAAGGAGCAACAGAAGCGCGTCGGCGCTGCTGAGTTTCGCAACACGCATTTCAGCTACACCATGGGCACCGACGGTGTAGAGAAGTTTGTGTCCACGCCGGAACTGCAAAGCGACAACAGCATTGGCGGTGACCCGCTAGAGCCGGGTCAGGTCTGGAGCATCAGCCCCGGTGGCGTTGATGAGAACTCTGGTCTGTACCGAGTGGATGTCAATGAAGGGCCAGGCTCCGGGGTCAAGGTGCTCAACAAACCCATTCCTCAAGCTTTCCGCGAAAGCATGGGCTTCGCCGAGCAAAATCTGTACGCCCGATCTGTTCAGTTGGTCGGCGACAAGGATCCCAGGCAGCACGAATTCACGGTGCAACTTCGAGCGTTTGACGCGGCCAAGTCTGGCGCAAAGTTAGGTGTGGCTTCATTGGTTGCACTATGCACGTCGCTGCTGAAACGAAGCGTGCGCGGGGGGCTGATCATCGTGGGCGAAATCAATCTCGGCGGCTCGATTGAGCCCGTGCATAACGCGGTGACGATTGCCGAAATCGCCGTTGAAAAAGGTTCAACCGCGCTGCTGATGCCCGTAGCCTGCCGTCGCCAGCTGGTCGACTTATCCGACGACATGGCCACCAAAATCGACATCCAGTTCTATTCCGATGCCAAAGATGCGCTGCTGAAGGCCATG
- the pglZ gene encoding BREX-1 system phosphatase PglZ type B — protein MRVIEHLVKTLRDSAVFNPEVQVAPACILWPDKDRQWEAVIPRLQSELAELLVLGDYAPENRIGPAVWLRCVIAGKATDVTLPADRVPVFYLPGVSRQDLRAIEACPDLLKPLAELQYRGVIWSQVNAKDWTIMAFLKSDQGGMGLDVAQDNDAKNAMQLALYRLLDEELELLKGKRLDKDYFNTLLTGGDPVRDLLQWLDLGDAFQTTRGENEWKAFVEVCKSQMAFNPQSDGVLAGANKLANRDGPWHSVWERYSEAPKRYPNIPSRIRQCKPPDVGLFESAQDKLGGWPQWNEEQEKALRGDLLTLANLPAHEARKRVVELGKSHAQRRDLVWAELGESPLAMAIKHMTLVAEVSKSSLAAGSVQDLQASYANQGWRADDAVLAALACVDKPTDMDAVTTAIRAIYLPWLEESARYLQKLVDGASYPGGTIASAKAFSAAKGECVLFVDGLRFDAARRLSATLEERGCQVAETMGWTALPSVTATGKAAASPVRNKISGTDDCDDFEPCVAATGQSLKGGYHLKKLLNDNHWKMLDRTENGDGQGNAWCEFGDIDSEGHARGWKLAKHIDPLLAEIAERITALLAAGWNSVRVVTDHGWLLMPGKLPTIQMSKDLTDNKWGRCASIKPGASTSERLYPWFWNPSQQFALADGVSCYGKSVDYNHGGLSLQECLTLELMVTRGGATTGKPLAEVTDIAWKGLRCTVAVDGQFGNLSLDIRTQAGNPASSVVVSVKPLKENGTASVVVENERLEGNDAFLVLLSATGELVAEASTKIGGG, from the coding sequence ATGCGCGTGATCGAGCACTTGGTCAAAACCCTGCGCGACTCGGCAGTCTTTAACCCCGAGGTTCAGGTTGCTCCCGCGTGCATTTTGTGGCCGGACAAAGATCGGCAATGGGAAGCCGTGATTCCGCGTTTGCAGAGCGAATTGGCCGAGTTGTTGGTGCTTGGCGATTACGCCCCGGAAAACCGGATTGGCCCGGCCGTTTGGCTGCGTTGTGTAATCGCCGGTAAGGCGACAGATGTGACCTTGCCCGCTGACCGCGTGCCGGTGTTTTATCTGCCAGGCGTGAGCCGCCAGGATTTGCGGGCCATCGAAGCCTGCCCGGATCTGTTGAAGCCGTTGGCCGAATTGCAGTATCGCGGGGTGATTTGGTCACAGGTGAATGCCAAGGACTGGACCATCATGGCCTTTCTGAAATCAGACCAGGGCGGCATGGGTCTCGATGTGGCTCAGGACAACGACGCCAAGAATGCAATGCAGTTGGCGCTGTATCGTTTGCTCGATGAAGAACTCGAACTGCTCAAAGGCAAGCGGCTGGACAAGGACTATTTCAATACCTTGCTGACGGGCGGCGACCCGGTTCGTGATCTCTTGCAATGGTTGGACTTGGGAGATGCTTTCCAGACCACACGCGGCGAGAATGAATGGAAGGCGTTTGTCGAAGTCTGCAAATCGCAGATGGCGTTCAACCCGCAAAGCGATGGCGTACTGGCTGGGGCCAACAAACTGGCAAACCGCGACGGCCCCTGGCATTCGGTATGGGAGCGATACAGCGAAGCGCCCAAGCGCTACCCCAATATCCCAAGCCGAATTCGTCAGTGCAAACCACCGGATGTGGGCCTGTTTGAGTCGGCACAAGACAAGCTGGGTGGATGGCCGCAGTGGAACGAAGAGCAAGAAAAAGCGCTACGCGGCGATTTGCTCACGCTTGCCAACCTGCCCGCACATGAAGCCAGAAAGCGCGTCGTGGAACTTGGCAAGAGCCATGCGCAGCGTCGCGACCTAGTATGGGCAGAGCTGGGTGAGTCACCATTGGCGATGGCGATCAAGCATATGACGCTGGTCGCAGAGGTGAGCAAATCGAGTCTGGCGGCAGGTTCGGTTCAAGACCTACAAGCCAGCTATGCCAACCAAGGCTGGCGCGCAGATGATGCCGTGCTAGCCGCACTGGCCTGCGTAGACAAGCCGACCGATATGGACGCCGTGACGACTGCGATACGGGCAATCTACCTGCCCTGGCTGGAGGAATCGGCCAGGTATTTGCAAAAGCTGGTGGATGGGGCGAGCTACCCCGGTGGGACGATCGCCAGTGCCAAGGCATTTTCAGCCGCCAAGGGCGAGTGCGTGTTGTTTGTGGATGGCCTTCGATTTGATGCGGCTCGCCGACTCTCCGCCACTTTGGAGGAGCGCGGCTGCCAGGTAGCAGAAACCATGGGCTGGACAGCGTTGCCCAGCGTGACGGCAACAGGCAAGGCTGCTGCGTCGCCTGTGCGCAACAAGATCAGCGGAACCGATGACTGCGATGACTTCGAACCTTGTGTCGCCGCTACGGGTCAGTCCCTCAAGGGGGGTTACCACCTGAAGAAGCTGCTGAACGACAACCACTGGAAGATGCTGGACCGTACCGAAAACGGCGACGGTCAGGGCAACGCGTGGTGCGAATTCGGCGACATTGACAGCGAGGGACATGCGCGCGGCTGGAAGCTGGCCAAGCATATCGACCCGCTGCTCGCAGAAATTGCAGAACGCATCACCGCCTTGTTGGCTGCGGGTTGGAACAGCGTTAGGGTGGTGACTGACCACGGCTGGTTACTCATGCCGGGCAAGCTGCCAACAATTCAGATGTCCAAAGACCTTACTGACAACAAATGGGGACGCTGCGCCTCGATCAAGCCTGGCGCATCTACCAGCGAGCGCTTGTATCCCTGGTTCTGGAACCCGAGCCAGCAGTTCGCCTTGGCCGACGGCGTGAGCTGCTACGGCAAATCGGTGGACTACAACCATGGCGGATTGAGTTTGCAGGAGTGTCTGACTCTGGAATTGATGGTGACCAGGGGCGGCGCTACCACGGGCAAACCACTGGCGGAAGTGACGGACATTGCCTGGAAGGGGCTGCGCTGCACGGTTGCTGTTGATGGGCAGTTTGGCAACCTGTCTCTGGATATACGCACCCAAGCGGGCAACCCTGCGTCGAGCGTGGTAGTGAGTGTGAAGCCACTCAAAGAAAACGGTACAGCGTCAGTGGTGGTTGAGAACGAACGCCTGGAGGGTAACGACGCGTTTCTGGTCTTGCTCAGTGCGACAGGCGAGTTGGTGGCCGAAGCAAGCACCAAGATTGGTGGAGGATGA
- a CDS encoding DUF262 domain-containing protein encodes MIKSVNNYPVSQLFDIEAGVVYAIPRYQREYTWSKSQWETLFDDVQENDPGYFLGSIICINQTTDTLAVQRLEVVDGQQRLTTLSLLFAALYQSFKHHEKDLDDDQRGELLNLKRKLVLKKGDDQLRVIPQIQNNNQNDYRAVLSDVGVISTFDTPAYAGNRKIFRSFRYFQSRIEEMVDGENDRLASIMAFLDKVSQACLVKIEVASHADAYTLFESLNNRGMPLTAIDLIKNKLLARLETTEPGKVDHYFDVWNKLLGYLGDDYSIQERFFRHYYNAFKDELNVPFRKDGDKKKDPLGPVATRSNLIQIFEKLINQDAKSHLQDIRAAGQLYALMLSRNTDDAWAELDKPLKDLDRIQGAPSYLLMLYLLVRREALKLTVAQLSETAELLVCFFVRRNLTDTPPTRDLTRLFMATIDKLSALTGDAVVDTVRDELLAVSASDTSFRSKLEGAIYEENSGVTRFILCALAEKSMTKETWVDLWKFENKQFVWTIEHIFPQGDNIPEAWVTMIAAGDAKKAKEVQQTHVHKLGNLTISGFNSALGNKSFEEKRDRTDRQGRAVGYKNGLKLNSDLATAQAWSVAQIDARTTTLVDQVVSEFAMTETKPCA; translated from the coding sequence GTGATCAAGTCGGTCAACAACTACCCAGTCTCGCAACTCTTCGACATTGAAGCGGGCGTGGTCTATGCCATTCCGCGTTACCAGCGCGAATACACCTGGAGCAAGAGCCAGTGGGAAACGCTGTTTGACGACGTGCAGGAGAACGACCCCGGTTACTTCCTGGGCTCAATCATTTGCATCAACCAAACTACCGACACTCTGGCAGTTCAACGGCTGGAAGTGGTGGACGGTCAGCAGCGGTTGACGACGCTGTCTCTGCTTTTCGCGGCGCTATACCAGTCGTTCAAGCATCACGAGAAAGACCTGGACGACGACCAGCGCGGAGAGTTGCTAAACCTCAAGCGCAAGTTGGTGCTAAAAAAGGGCGACGACCAGTTGCGCGTTATCCCGCAGATTCAGAACAACAACCAAAATGACTATCGCGCCGTCCTGTCCGACGTCGGTGTCATCAGCACATTTGATACGCCAGCCTACGCGGGCAACCGCAAAATCTTCCGCTCCTTCCGCTATTTCCAATCACGTATCGAAGAGATGGTGGATGGCGAGAACGATCGTTTGGCATCGATCATGGCCTTCCTCGATAAGGTGAGCCAAGCTTGCCTGGTAAAGATTGAGGTCGCCAGCCATGCGGATGCCTATACGCTGTTCGAGTCGCTCAACAACCGTGGCATGCCGCTGACGGCCATCGATCTGATCAAGAACAAACTGCTGGCCCGGCTGGAGACTACCGAGCCGGGCAAGGTAGATCACTACTTTGATGTGTGGAACAAGCTGCTGGGCTACCTCGGCGACGATTACAGCATTCAGGAACGTTTCTTCCGGCACTACTACAACGCGTTCAAGGACGAGTTAAATGTCCCGTTCCGCAAGGATGGTGACAAGAAGAAGGATCCGCTCGGACCTGTCGCCACACGCTCTAACCTGATTCAGATTTTCGAGAAGCTGATCAACCAGGATGCCAAGAGCCACCTGCAAGACATTCGCGCTGCGGGCCAGTTGTATGCATTGATGTTGTCTCGCAATACCGATGATGCCTGGGCTGAATTGGACAAGCCACTCAAGGATTTGGACCGGATTCAGGGTGCACCGTCTTACCTGTTGATGCTGTACCTGCTAGTGCGGCGAGAGGCTCTGAAATTGACGGTCGCCCAACTGAGCGAGACTGCGGAATTGTTGGTTTGTTTCTTCGTGCGACGCAACCTGACCGACACCCCGCCTACGCGCGACCTGACCCGCTTGTTCATGGCCACCATCGACAAATTGTCGGCCCTGACGGGCGACGCGGTTGTTGACACGGTTCGTGATGAACTGCTGGCGGTTTCTGCCAGCGATACGAGTTTCCGCAGCAAGCTGGAAGGTGCAATTTATGAGGAAAACTCCGGGGTCACCCGCTTCATCCTCTGTGCCCTAGCGGAAAAGAGCATGACCAAAGAGACCTGGGTTGATTTGTGGAAGTTCGAGAACAAGCAGTTCGTATGGACCATCGAGCATATTTTTCCGCAAGGCGACAACATTCCTGAAGCCTGGGTGACGATGATCGCCGCTGGCGATGCAAAGAAGGCCAAGGAAGTTCAGCAAACGCATGTCCACAAGCTGGGCAACCTGACCATCTCGGGGTTCAACAGCGCCCTTGGCAACAAGAGCTTTGAAGAAAAGCGCGACCGTACTGATCGGCAAGGGCGCGCTGTCGGCTACAAAAATGGGCTCAAGCTGAATTCTGACTTGGCGACCGCCCAGGCATGGAGCGTGGCACAGATTGATGCGCGAACGACCACGTTGGTTGATCAGGTGGTGAGTGAGTTCGCCATGACGGAGACGAAGCCATGCGCGTGA
- a CDS encoding N-6 DNA methylase, protein MTQSLDKNLRGALEKAVKAARTVAETAANAAVDQLGVGHDKPEAFLSDTEKALRNRLRTHGKQLGDARDSKSTNPTYGKQEVQHLVQEVAYQHWHRMLFARFLADNNLLMYDGVAVTIEECDELAPDEGAKSGWELAGKLAARMLPQIFRPDSPVYELGLPQEHQHKLEMLVANLPQAIFVASDSLGWVYQFWQANNKDQINKSGVKIGADELPSVTQLFTEDYMVDFLLDNTLGAWHAGKALAANPELAETAQSEDDLRQAVALPGCPWKYLRFIQAKNGPWTPAAGTFDGWPKTAKELKCLDPCMGSGHFVAAMFERLVALRLAEEKLDEAAAVAAVIRDNLFGLEIDPRCTQIGAFNLALAAWRRVGHCKLPGMNLACSGLAPNTREADWLAIAGDNEKLRNGMERLYRLFENAPVLGSLINPCAAGGDLLEAGFHELQPLLEKALAQETKDDTAHEMAVTARGLAKAAEVLAGQFTLIATNFPYLKRANQVEELKTFATFLDEHSHAELATTFLVKTLGDLEMNGTLAVVTPQSLTYQRYYVRLRKRMLEENRLRFVAKLGPGAFETISGEIVQPILLIVDNREPEETHSLGYADFVREAHSTGKASALKDGSLALLHQKTLLESREHKISSAGASDLPDLAEYCECYQGICTGDIPRFGACFWEMPREENGWVLQHSTPENGSEASGCTQILFWQKGNGVLYDQIVERLGEAGVSSWIRGLEAWGSQGVAIAQMQSLRSGHYTGKCFDSNTAVIITKNQENRAAIFEYCRSEEYRDAVLEIDQSIKISNKTLLKVPFDLAHWQMVAAEKYPHGLPKPFSSDPTQWLFNGHPTGADQPLQVAVARLLGYQWPRQTGSSFPDCPALGPDGLEGQADKDGIVCIPPVGLESAASDRLLNLLAAAYGSAWKNDTLAQLLTAVDHAGKSLEAWLRDKFFIQHCKLFHNRPFVWHVWDGLRDGFAALVNYHKLDYKTLESLIYTYLGDWISRQKRDTDNGVDGAQEKLAAAEVLKKRLELILTGEAPYDIFVRWKPIEEQPIGWNPDLNDGVRMNIRPFLSVPEVGKRGAGVLRDKPNIKWEKDRGSNVPSAPWSELGLHYGGKVGDRINDHHLSLADKHKARETAK, encoded by the coding sequence ATGACGCAATCACTCGACAAAAACCTGCGCGGCGCGCTGGAGAAAGCCGTCAAAGCGGCCCGCACGGTGGCCGAGACGGCTGCGAACGCGGCCGTGGACCAACTGGGTGTCGGCCACGACAAGCCCGAAGCGTTCCTGAGCGACACCGAGAAGGCGTTACGCAACCGCCTGCGCACCCACGGCAAGCAGCTCGGCGACGCACGCGACTCGAAGAGCACCAACCCGACCTATGGCAAACAAGAGGTGCAGCACCTGGTGCAAGAGGTGGCCTACCAGCACTGGCACCGCATGCTGTTCGCCCGCTTCCTGGCCGACAACAACCTGCTGATGTACGACGGCGTGGCCGTCACCATCGAGGAGTGCGATGAGCTGGCCCCTGACGAAGGAGCCAAGAGCGGCTGGGAGCTGGCCGGCAAGCTGGCCGCCCGCATGTTGCCGCAGATTTTCCGACCCGACTCCCCCGTTTATGAGCTAGGTCTGCCGCAGGAGCATCAGCATAAGTTGGAGATGTTAGTAGCCAACCTGCCGCAGGCCATCTTCGTAGCATCGGACTCACTAGGGTGGGTGTACCAATTCTGGCAGGCCAATAACAAAGACCAAATAAACAAGTCGGGGGTGAAGATCGGCGCGGATGAACTGCCGTCCGTGACGCAGTTGTTCACCGAGGATTACATGGTGGACTTCCTCTTGGACAACACCCTCGGCGCGTGGCACGCCGGCAAAGCCCTCGCAGCAAATCCCGAGCTGGCCGAAACCGCCCAGAGCGAAGACGACCTCCGCCAGGCCGTCGCGCTGCCGGGCTGTCCGTGGAAATATCTCCGCTTCATCCAAGCCAAGAATGGCCCGTGGACGCCCGCCGCTGGCACCTTCGACGGCTGGCCGAAAACGGCGAAGGAACTCAAGTGCCTCGACCCGTGCATGGGCAGCGGGCATTTCGTGGCGGCGATGTTCGAGCGGCTAGTGGCCTTGCGCCTGGCTGAAGAAAAGCTGGACGAAGCAGCGGCGGTAGCGGCGGTCATCCGCGACAACCTGTTCGGCTTGGAGATTGACCCGCGCTGCACGCAGATTGGCGCGTTCAACCTGGCGCTGGCCGCGTGGCGGCGCGTGGGCCACTGCAAGCTGCCGGGGATGAACCTAGCCTGCTCCGGCCTCGCGCCGAACACCCGCGAAGCTGACTGGCTGGCGATTGCCGGCGACAACGAGAAGCTCAGAAACGGCATGGAGCGGCTTTACCGCTTGTTCGAAAACGCCCCCGTGCTAGGTAGCCTGATCAACCCGTGCGCCGCCGGGGGCGATTTGCTCGAAGCCGGGTTTCATGAACTCCAGCCCCTGCTGGAAAAGGCGCTGGCGCAGGAAACCAAGGACGACACCGCGCATGAAATGGCCGTGACCGCGCGCGGCCTGGCCAAGGCGGCGGAAGTCCTCGCCGGCCAGTTCACGCTAATCGCCACAAACTTCCCTTACCTCAAACGGGCCAACCAAGTCGAAGAGCTAAAAACATTTGCCACCTTCCTTGATGAGCACTCGCATGCAGAACTTGCGACGACTTTTTTGGTTAAGACTCTTGGTGATTTGGAAATGAACGGCACACTCGCTGTCGTTACACCGCAAAGCCTCACCTACCAGCGATACTACGTTCGCTTGCGCAAAAGGATGCTCGAAGAAAATCGTCTAAGGTTCGTGGCGAAACTGGGGCCAGGAGCGTTCGAGACGATTTCGGGCGAGATCGTCCAACCAATTCTCTTGATTGTTGATAACAGAGAACCTGAAGAAACGCACAGTCTCGGATATGCGGATTTCGTCCGGGAAGCGCATTCGACCGGGAAAGCCAGCGCACTAAAAGACGGCAGCCTAGCTTTACTGCACCAAAAGACGCTCTTGGAAAGTAGAGAGCACAAGATTTCCTCCGCTGGCGCGAGTGATCTGCCAGACCTAGCGGAATACTGTGAATGCTACCAAGGCATCTGCACCGGTGATATTCCCCGGTTCGGAGCTTGTTTTTGGGAGATGCCTCGGGAGGAAAACGGCTGGGTCTTGCAACACTCGACTCCCGAGAATGGGTCTGAGGCTAGCGGTTGCACGCAAATCTTGTTTTGGCAAAAAGGAAATGGGGTTCTCTATGACCAGATAGTCGAACGCCTCGGCGAGGCGGGCGTCTCTTCATGGATACGAGGATTGGAAGCCTGGGGTTCTCAAGGAGTAGCAATTGCCCAGATGCAATCCTTGCGCTCCGGCCATTACACCGGGAAGTGTTTTGACAGTAATACGGCCGTTATTATTACCAAGAACCAAGAGAATCGAGCAGCCATCTTCGAGTATTGTCGTTCCGAAGAGTATCGAGACGCAGTTCTTGAGATTGACCAGTCAATAAAGATTTCGAACAAGACTTTGCTCAAAGTCCCCTTCGACCTGGCGCACTGGCAGATGGTGGCGGCGGAGAAATATCCGCACGGATTGCCGAAGCCGTTTTCCAGCGATCCGACCCAATGGCTGTTCAATGGCCACCCAACCGGTGCAGACCAGCCGTTGCAAGTGGCAGTAGCGCGATTGCTCGGTTACCAGTGGCCGCGTCAGACTGGTTCAAGTTTTCCCGATTGCCCGGCGCTTGGCCCGGATGGTCTGGAAGGCCAAGCCGACAAAGACGGCATCGTCTGCATTCCCCCGGTGGGCCTGGAGTCCGCTGCCAGCGATCGCCTTCTGAACTTGCTCGCCGCCGCTTACGGAAGCGCCTGGAAGAATGACACCCTGGCGCAGTTGCTCACAGCGGTTGATCACGCCGGTAAATCACTGGAAGCTTGGTTGCGCGATAAGTTCTTCATCCAGCACTGCAAGTTATTTCACAACCGGCCTTTTGTCTGGCATGTCTGGGACGGACTGCGTGACGGCTTTGCCGCGTTGGTGAACTATCACAAGCTCGACTACAAAACGCTAGAGTCTCTGATCTACACTTATCTTGGAGACTGGATCAGCCGACAGAAGCGTGACACTGACAACGGCGTAGACGGCGCCCAGGAAAAGCTGGCCGCTGCCGAGGTGTTGAAGAAGCGCCTGGAGCTGATTCTGACAGGCGAAGCACCCTACGATATCTTCGTGCGCTGGAAGCCAATCGAAGAGCAACCCATCGGCTGGAACCCCGATCTGAATGACGGGGTGCGCATGAACATCCGCCCCTTCCTCTCCGTGCCCGAAGTGGGCAAGCGCGGCGCAGGCGTGTTGCGCGATAAGCCGAATATCAAGTGGGAGAAGGATCGCGGCAGCAACGTCCCGTCGGCCCCTTGGTCCGAGCTTGGCCTGCATTACGGCGGCAAGGTGGGTGATCGCATCAACGACCACCACTTGAGCCTGGCCGACAAGCACAAGGCGCGGGAGACGGCAAAGTGA